TCGGAATCACTTCACGTAAATCACCGAGTGCGATGCTGTGATCCAGCGTATGCGCCCGGGTGATCTGCTGAAAGTCCGAGTATTTGACTTTGACCGTCACGGTTCTTGCATTTAGCTTCTGTTTAGCAAGACTTTCCAACACGATCTCGGCAAGATCCAGTAATTTGGTCGTTAGTTCGGTAACAGAAGTAATATCCTGTGCAAAGGTGGTTTCCTTGCCCAAAGATTTACGGGTGCGGCTACTGCGTACCGGCCGTTCATCAATGGCGCGGGCGATATTGAAATAATAATGGCCGGCCTTGCCGAAACGTTCGGTCAGTTGTGCCAGCGTTTTATTGCGTAAATCCAGGCCGGTTTCTATGCCCAGTTGTTTCATCTTGGCTTCCGTAGCCGGACCGATGCCGTGAAACTTGCCGACGGGCAGGGTTTCGACAAACTTTTCCCCCCGTTCCGGGCGAATCACATAAAGGCCGTTGGGTTTATCCATATCGGAAGCAATCTTGGCCAGAAACTTGTTATAGGAAACGCCGGCCGAGGCAGTGAGGCGGGTTTCTTTCAGGATATCGCGCTTGATTGCCTTGGCGATGAGCGTTGCCGAACCATTGTAATCGGCGGTATAGCTGACATCGAGATAGGCTTCGTCCAGCGACAGCGGCTCGACTTCACTGGCATAGCGCCAGAAAATGTCACGTATCTGGCCGGAGACTTCACGGTAGGCTTCAAAACGCGGTCGCACAAAGATGGCCTGCGGACACAAACGGTAGGCGCGGGCGCAGGGCATGGCCGAGTGAATGCCAAACTGTCTGGCTTCATAACTACAGGCGGCGACCACACCACGGCTGTCGGGCTGACCGCCGACGATCAGCGGTTTGCCCTGATACTCGGGATGGTCTCGTTGTTCTACGGAAGCGAAAAAAGCATCCATATCAACGTGAATGATTTTGTGTTGTTTGGCCATGGTATTTTTTTGATGGAGGTCAGCCGTAATAGGACATTGTCAATCGACATAAGCCGCACAACAATGTTTATCTGCTATCACACATTGGCAGCATGGTGATGTGAATGGTACTTTAGCCGATTAAACCACGCCCGAGAGACAGGTTTGATTGATCGTATCCGCTCATGGCATGACAGTCTGCGCGCATTATTAACGCCTCAAGTGCTGACAATGCTTTTTTTAGGCATCGCCGCCGGCTTGCCGCTGCTGTTAATTTTTTCATCGCTGAGCCTATGGTTGAGGGAAGCCGGTATTGAGCGAAGCGCCGTCACCTATTTTAGCTGGGCGGCGTTGGGTTATTCCTTCAAGTTTGTCTGGGCGCCGTTACTCGATACTTTGCCATTACCGTGGTTGCATCGATTGTTAGGACGGCGACGTAGTTGGTTATTGGTATCACAACTGGCCATTATTTTAGCGATTATTGGCATGGGCAGTGTTGACCCAGCCAAAGATTCGCTGACATTAATGGCTTTTGCGGCGGTGTTTTTGGGGTTTTCTGCTGCCACGCAA
The genomic region above belongs to Methylophaga frappieri and contains:
- the dinB gene encoding DNA polymerase IV, whose translation is MAKQHKIIHVDMDAFFASVEQRDHPEYQGKPLIVGGQPDSRGVVAACSYEARQFGIHSAMPCARAYRLCPQAIFVRPRFEAYREVSGQIRDIFWRYASEVEPLSLDEAYLDVSYTADYNGSATLIAKAIKRDILKETRLTASAGVSYNKFLAKIASDMDKPNGLYVIRPERGEKFVETLPVGKFHGIGPATEAKMKQLGIETGLDLRNKTLAQLTERFGKAGHYYFNIARAIDERPVRSSRTRKSLGKETTFAQDITSVTELTTKLLDLAEIVLESLAKQKLNARTVTVKVKYSDFQQITRAHTLDHSIALGDLREVIPMLLARTEAGKNPVRLVGLSLSGFDAGKSEDRQSQLDLAFSDPF